CTGGTGGTGGCCGGGTTCGTGCTGCCCCGGTATCTGGCCGGCCGGTCTGCGCCGGAACTCGGTGACACAGTCGTCGTACCGGCCTCAGCGGTTACGCCGACCCCGGTTCCCTCGACATCGCCGACCACGACGCCGACGGCCACGGGAGCGTCGCCGGTCTCGCCTGCGCCGGCTCGGACGGCCGGGGTGGATGACGACGATGACGGTGTGGACGACCCGGACGACGATGGCTGACCGCCGCCCGGTGGTCAGCGCCCGGGTGCGGATCATCGGCTGGATGTTCGGCGTCCTCACTCTCGCCCTGGGCGCACTGGTCTTCCTCACTTGGCAGGTGCTCGCAGCCCGCGCCGACGACTCCGCGGACGACGAACTCACCCATGAGGCGAACAAGTTCCGCGCCTTCGCGGCCTCGCCCGCCGCCGCGTCCTTCCAGCGCCCGGAGGACCTGCTGGACCGGTGGCTGCAGAGCAACCTGCCGGACGACTCCGAGGCCCTGTTCACCATCGTCAACGGCAGTCCGTACCACCGCAGCCAGGGCAGTCCGCCCGCGCGCCTCGACACCGACGCAGCGTTCGTACGGCGCCTCGCCGGCGCAGGAGAACCGGCGTACGGCTGGATCGACAGCACCGCGGGCCGCGTCCGGTACGGCGTACTGCCGGTGCGGATCGGAGCGCAGCCGGTCCGGGCGCAGCTCGTCGTCCTCGAGTTCCGGGACCTGATCGCACAGCCGTCGATGGAAGCGGCCCGCGCGCTGGTGATCATCGCCGCGATCACGCTCGTGCTGGCCGCCGGCGCCAGTTGGCTGATCACCGGCCGGGTGCTGGCTCCGATCCGGCAGCTGCGGACGACGGCCGAGCGGATCAGCGAGACCGACCTGCGGCGCCGGATCGATGTCGTGGGCAACGACGATGTCGCGCACCTGGCGCGGACGTTCAACACGATGCTGGACCGGCTCGAGGACGCGTTCGTTGCGCAGCGCGAGTTCGTCGACAACGCCGGGCACGAATTGCGGACGCCGATCACGGTGATTCGCGGGCACCTGGAGCTGATGGGCGACGACCCGCGGGACCGCGCCGAGACCAAGGCGCTCGTGCTGGACGAGCTGTCCCGGATGAACCGGATGGTCGACGACCTGCTGGTCCTGGCGAAGAGCGACCGGCCCGGGTTCCTCGAGCTCGACGAGGTCAACCTGACCGAACTCGTCGTCGAGGTGGTGGCCAAGGCGCGACCGCTGGCCGAGCGGGCCTGGCGGGTCGCGGGGACCGCGGACGCGACGATCGTCGCCGACGGTCAGCGGCTCACGCAGGCGTTGATGCAGCTGGTGTCCAACGCGGTCCGGCACACGAAGACGGATGACCGGATCGAGGTCGGTTCGTACCTCGACGCCGACGGGAGCGTGCTGCTGTGGGTGGCCGACTCCGGGCCGGGGGTTCCGCCGGAGGATCGGGAGCGCATCTTCGAGCGGTTCGCCCGCGGTACGGCGCAGCGCCGTACGGAAGGAGCCGGGTTGGGACTGGCGATCGTACGATCGATCGCCCGGGCGCATGGCGGCGACGTCCGGCTGGCGGCCGGCCCGGGTGCGCGGTTCGAGCTGGCGTTGCCGGCCGGAGTGGAGGCGGAGTGAACCGGATTCTGATCGCCGAGGACGAGGAGCGGATCGCCTCGTTCGTCGAGCGCGGTCTGCGCAGCAACGGGTTCGTGACGACGGTGGTCGGCGACGGTGAGACGGCGTACCAGGAAGGCGCTACCGGCAACTACGACCTGATGGTCCTGGACATCGGACTGCCGCGCGTGGACGGGTTCACCGTGCTGCGACGGTTGCGGGAGGCAAGGGTCGTGATGCCGGTGGTGATCCTGACCGCGCGCGACAGCGTCCGGGACAAGGTCGCCGGGCTGGAGGGCGGCGCGGACGACTACCTCGCCAAGCCGTTCGCGTTCGAGGAGTTGCTGGCGCGGGTCCGGCTCCGGCTGCGCAGCGAAGGTACGCCGGACGCGAACATCCTGCAGGTCGGCGAGCTCAGCCTGGACCTGCGGACCCGGCGCGCGTTCGTCGACGGCGCCTCGATCGACCTCACGGCGCGGGAGTTCCTGCTCGCCGAGGTGTTCTGCCGCCATCCCGACCAGGTGCTGTCCCGCGAACAGCTGCTCTCGCAGGTCTGGGGCTTCGACTTCGACCCGGGCTCGAACGTGGTCGACGTCTACATCCGGTACCTGCGCCGCAAACTCGGCGCCGACCGGATCCAGACGGTGCGGGGGATGGGGTACCGCCTGCTTCCGTGAGAGCTCTCTCACGGAAGCCTCAGCGAGGTCTCACCCGCGGGCGGAAAGGTGGAAGCAACATCAGCCACCTGGAGGAAAACCATGTCCGGTCTGGGACTCGCGATACCCGCCGATCTGTTCGCCATCGGTCTGCTTGCCTACGGCACCTACTTCCGCCGCTACCACCGGCGTGACCTGCTGCTCGCGTACGTCGCGCTGAACGTCGGCGTCCTCGCGGTCACCGCGATGCTGGCCGGCAGCGGCGCCGGGATGGGGCTCGGACTCGGCCTGTTCGGCATCCTCTCGATCATCCGGCTCCGCTCGGACTCGATCACCCAGGAAGAGGTCGCGTACTACTTCATCTCGCTGGCTCTCGGCCTCGTCAACGGCCTGCATCCCGGCCCGTTCTGGCTCGCGCCCGCGTTGAGTTTCCTGCTGGTCGCCCTGATGTACGTCGTCGACCATCCGCGGCTCACGCTGCGGTCGCGGCGGCAGAGGGTCGTTCTCGATCAGGCGTACCCGGATGTCCGCGACGTCGGCCCGGCGCTCGAGCGGTTGCTGCGCGCCGACGTCCGGTACTTCGTCGTACTCGATCTGGATCTGGTCACCGACACGACCGTCGTCGACGTGCGCTATCGCACGCGGGCGGACGCGCCGGCCGCAGTACGTCCGTTCCAGCGGTACGCGTCGTGAGGACACGGGCCGCGCTGGCGGGCGCACTCGCCGAGTTGCCGCCGATCTCGCTGGAGGACGTGCTGGCCGAGGCGGCGTTGCAGGTTCGGGTGGATCGCAAGTACCTGGTCCCGGTCGGGGTGTTCGTGGAGCTGGTGAACCGGCTGCGCGACAGGTTCGCCGTACTGGAGATCGACGGGCAGCGGAGTTTTCAGTACGAGTCCGTGTACTTCGACACGCCGTCGCACGGGCTGTACAGGCATCACCTCCAGCGCCGGCGCTACCGGTACAAGGTGCGCACGCGAACCTATCTGGACAGCGGCGAGTGCAGCTTCGAGGTGAAGCTGAAGGGCAACCGCTCCGAGACGATCAAGTCACGACTGCCGTACGCCGTCTCGGACCGCGGGCGGTTGACCGGCCCCGCCCGCGATTTCCTGGCCGAGCAGCTCAGGACGACGTACGGCGTGGGGCCTGTGGACGGACTGCAGCCCTCGCTCGTCACGACGTACCGCAGGAGCACGCTCACCGATCCGGCGGCGCACGAGCGGCTGACCTGCGACGTCGACCTGCGCTTCTCCGACGCGACCAGCTCGATCGACGTGCTGCCCGACTCCGTCCTCGTCGAAAGCAAGACCAACGGCCGCACCGGAGCCGCCGACGCCGTACTGCGAGACCTCCGAATCCGCCCGATCCACGTCAGCAAGTACTGCGTGGCCGCCGCCCTCCTCAACCCGGCGCTGCGATCCAACCCCTGGCACCGGACCGTCCGTCAATTGGTTGTGGCCGGGAGGTCCGGGTACCGGGAGGCGTGACGGAAGGAGTGACCGACATGCCTGCAGGATCGAATCGGAAGCGGGAACGGCAGTACGAGCACATCAAGGAAGGCCTGAAGGACCGGGGCCGGAGCGAGGATGTCGCCGAGGAGATCGCGGCGCGGACCGTGAACAAGGAACGCGCCCGCTCCGGCGAGGCGAAGGAGTCGAGCCGTTCCTCCACCCACGACATCTCGTCCGGACGCCGCGGCGGCCTGCGCTCACACAGCGGGTCGAAGGGCCGGACGAAGGAACAGCTCTACAACGAGGCCAAACAGAAGAACATCAAGGGCCGCTCCACCATGACAAAGGCCCAGCTCGCCAAGGCCGTCGGCCGCTAGGGGCGGACGGGCTGAGGGCCGGCTCCGGCGAGGCAGCGGTTGCCGGCCTCGATGATGGCGACGATGTCGAGGATCTCGGGGGCGGGGACTGTGGGGTGGTGGTCGTGGGCGGCGGCGACCAGGGCGGTGAGGAGGCCGGCGAGCATCGGCTCGCCGGCTACGAGTTCGAAGGATTGCTCGCCGGTCGCGGAGTGGAGGCGCCCTCTGGTGACTGGCTCCCACTCTGCAGGGCCTGAGAGTCGGGCCTGGCGGCCGTCCGGCCAGGTCAGAGTGAGTACGTCGTCGTGAAGTTGGACGCGTTCGCAGCCGGGGCCGAGGGCTGCGACGGCGAGGTCGACCAGGTGGACGCCGTACCAGGAGAGGCCTGGATGACCGGGCTGGGTCGGGAGTGGGCCGGTGAGGTCTGCGGTGAGGACGGGTTCGGCGCGTAGGCAACGCTGGAACTCCGGCGTGAACCGCTTCGGGGAACCGGCCAGCACGAGGGTGCCGGCGGTCTCGAGCATGCTGCGGGCCTCGTCCGAGGTCATCGCGAACCTGGTGTCTACGTAGACGGGCTTGCCGGCCGGGGCGACGCGGTGGAAGAGGCCGGCGTGCGTACGGGCGTCTGCTTCGACGATCAGGATCACGTCCGCCTGCTCGGCGACCTGCTCCGGGGTGTCGAGCAAAGCCACGCCGAGCTCGGCCAGCGTGCGCGCGTTGGCGACGCCACGGCTGCTGAGCGGGAAGTCGTCGCGTGGTTCTCCAGACCAGGCAGCGACGACCTGCCCGCCCGCGACGGTGCCGTCGGCAAACAACTTGGTGAAGGACACCGCGTGGGGCGAGTCGGTGCCGACCAGGCCGAAGCGGACCGGGTTCATCCTTTGACTCCGGTCGCCGCGATGCCGGCCACGATGTGGCGTTGCAGGACGACGAAGATCAGCAGGCAGGGCAGGAAGCTGATCAGCGCGGCCGCCATCAGGTTCGAGGTCGAGACGGTCTCGGTGTTCAGGCTGGCGAGCCCGACGGTGAGGGTCCGAGCCGCGTCGGACTGCCCGACGACCAAAGGCCAGAGCAGATCGTTCCAGTGCCAGAGGAACAGGAAGATCGCGAGGGTGGCGAGGATCGGCCGGACCAGCGGCAGCACGATTGACACGAACGTCCGCCATTCGCCCGCACCGTCGACGCGCGCCGCGTCGAAGAGCTCGTCGGGCAGCTCGCGGATGAACTGGCGAATGAGGAACACCGCCTGGGCGTTGGCCAGGGTCGGCAGGATCAGCCCCCACAACGTGTTCACGCCGTCGACGCGTGCCACCAGGACGAAGGTGGGGATCAAGGTGGTCTGCACCGGCACCATCAAGGTCGCCACGATCGACCACAGGACGACGTTGCGGCCCGGGAACCGCTTGCGGGCCAGGGCGTACGCCGCCATCGACGAGGTGAACAGGATCACCACGACGGAGATCGCCGAGTACCAGAACGAGTTGAGCAACCAGCGCGGAAAGGATCCGAGGCGGACGATCCGCACGATGTTGTCGAAGGTGAGTTCCTTCGGCCAGGCGAGCGGGATCGTCGGCGCGTCCTGCGGCGACAACGCGAGGATCACGACGGCGATCAGCGGCGCGACGGTGAACAACGAGGCGATGCAGAGCAGGGTGATCAACCCTGGCTGGGGACGCTTCATGCCGTCTCCTTCTCCTCGAGCCAGCGGCGCTGGAGGATCGACAGGACCAGGACGATGAGGAACAGCGCGACGCCGATCGCGGCGGCGTACCCGAAGTCGAGGAACTTGAAGCCCGCGTCGTAGAGGAAGTAGGTGATGCTGAAGCTCGCCCGGGCCGGTCCGCCGCCGGTCATCACGTAGATGGTGTCGAAGACCTGGAAGCCGATGATCGTCTCCATCACCAGCACGAAGAAGAACACCGGCTTCAGCAGCGGCAGGGTGATCCGGAGGAAGATCTGGCGCGGCGACGCACCGTCGAGGAGCGCGGCCTCGTACACCTCCGCCGGTTGCGCCTTCAGCCCGGCCAGGAAGACGAGCATCGAGTATCCGAAGCCCTTCCAGATCGAGACGACCGCCAGACTCGCCAGCACGAGCAGCCGGTTCCCCGTCAGGAAGTGCACTGGACCGAGCTCGCCGAGAGCCGCGTTCAGCGGCCCGTCGCTCCGGAAGATCCAGGACCAGATGATCCCGGCCAGCACGAACGAACTGAGGTAGGGGATGAACAGCAGAGCCCGGAAGATCCCGGTCGCACTGCCTGCCACGGCGTTCAGCAGCATGGCGCCGCCGAGCGATACGACGATGGTGGCCGGCACGAACAGGACGACGTACAGGAAGGTCACCCCGACCGAGTGCCAGAAGTTCGCGTCGGCGAGCAGTCGCGTGTAGTTGTCGCCGCCGATGAAGGTCACGTCGCCGTTCAGCCGGTACCGCGTGAAGCTCATGCCGGCGGCCCCGAGGATCGGGACGAACTTGAACGCAACGAAGATCACCAGCACCGGGAGCAGGAACAGCACACCGGTGATCGCCTCACGTCGCCGGGACAGTGTTTGACTCGACATCTCTACCTCTCGTTGCCGCCGTGTCGTCAGGACTGCTGAAGCGCCGTACGTGCTTCGGCGGCGGCCTTCTTGAGCGCGTCCTCGGGGCTGACGTCACCGCGAAGCGCGGCCTGGACGTGCGGTGCGAGGATCGTCATCACCTGACGCGACACGGGCGACGGCTCGCCGGGGTTCGCGGTGGCCAGGGCGGTCTGCATCGCCGTCAGATCCGGTGTCGACTTGTCGAGCCGCACGTCCTTGCGGACCGGGAAGTTGCCCGCGGCCCCGATCAGGGACTTCTGGAACGCGGCCGAGCTGAGGTACTCGAGGACCTGGTACGCCGCGGCGCGGTTCTTGCTCTTGTTGATCGAGGTCAGGGCGAGAAGGCCGGGGCTGCCGTAGGTGGCCGGTGCCTTCCCGGCGATCGGCGCGCCCAGGACCACGTTCTGCTTGCCGAGCGCCGCGCGGAGCTGTCCGACCTCGGGCAGCGACGTCAGCTGCCGGAGGCCAACCTTGCCCGCGGCCATCGGAGAGCCTTCGATCGCGACCCCTTCGGTCGCAGCGTCGGCCGGCAGCCCACCGGCCTTCTTCAGATCGACGAGGAACTGCAGTGCGGCGACACCTTCCGGAGAGTCGAACGCGACATCCTTGCCGTCCTGACTGAAGATCCGCCCGCCCGCCTGCCAGACAAGGGGATAGAACGACATGTTCAGCGTCTGCTCGGGATTCCCGACATAGTCCATGACGGCAACCCCGCGGCGTGCCAGCACGGGCGCTGCCGTCAGGATCTCGGACCACGTGCGGGGGAGGGCGATGCCCGCGTCGGTGAAGACCTTGGTGTTGTAGGCGGTGGTGAAGATGTTCTGGAAGATCGGTACGCCGTACGTCTTGTCGCTGAACCTCGCCGCCGAGAGGGCGCTCGGGTAGAACTGTTCGCGGGACTTGGACACGGCGTCGTCCACCGGGAGCAGACCGCCCACCTTGAGGTACGTCGCTGCTTGGTCGGGCGTGATGAGGACGAGATCGGGACCGGACCCGGCGGCGAGGGCCGCCGAGATCTGTGCGTCGCGCTTGTCGAAGGTCTGCAGCTGGATCTCCAGCTCCGTACCAGGATGG
This Kribbella sp. NBC_00482 DNA region includes the following protein-coding sequences:
- a CDS encoding response regulator transcription factor — protein: MNRILIAEDEERIASFVERGLRSNGFVTTVVGDGETAYQEGATGNYDLMVLDIGLPRVDGFTVLRRLREARVVMPVVILTARDSVRDKVAGLEGGADDYLAKPFAFEELLARVRLRLRSEGTPDANILQVGELSLDLRTRRAFVDGASIDLTAREFLLAEVFCRHPDQVLSREQLLSQVWGFDFDPGSNVVDVYIRYLRRKLGADRIQTVRGMGYRLLP
- a CDS encoding carbohydrate ABC transporter permease, whose amino-acid sequence is MSSQTLSRRREAITGVLFLLPVLVIFVAFKFVPILGAAGMSFTRYRLNGDVTFIGGDNYTRLLADANFWHSVGVTFLYVVLFVPATIVVSLGGAMLLNAVAGSATGIFRALLFIPYLSSFVLAGIIWSWIFRSDGPLNAALGELGPVHFLTGNRLLVLASLAVVSIWKGFGYSMLVFLAGLKAQPAEVYEAALLDGASPRQIFLRITLPLLKPVFFFVLVMETIIGFQVFDTIYVMTGGGPARASFSITYFLYDAGFKFLDFGYAAAIGVALFLIVLVLSILQRRWLEEKETA
- a CDS encoding gfo/Idh/MocA family oxidoreductase codes for the protein MNPVRFGLVGTDSPHAVSFTKLFADGTVAGGQVVAAWSGEPRDDFPLSSRGVANARTLAELGVALLDTPEQVAEQADVILIVEADARTHAGLFHRVAPAGKPVYVDTRFAMTSDEARSMLETAGTLVLAGSPKRFTPEFQRCLRAEPVLTADLTGPLPTQPGHPGLSWYGVHLVDLAVAALGPGCERVQLHDDVLTLTWPDGRQARLSGPAEWEPVTRGRLHSATGEQSFELVAGEPMLAGLLTALVAAAHDHHPTVPAPEILDIVAIIEAGNRCLAGAGPQPVRP
- a CDS encoding polyphosphate polymerase domain-containing protein, whose protein sequence is MRTRAALAGALAELPPISLEDVLAEAALQVRVDRKYLVPVGVFVELVNRLRDRFAVLEIDGQRSFQYESVYFDTPSHGLYRHHLQRRRYRYKVRTRTYLDSGECSFEVKLKGNRSETIKSRLPYAVSDRGRLTGPARDFLAEQLRTTYGVGPVDGLQPSLVTTYRRSTLTDPAAHERLTCDVDLRFSDATSSIDVLPDSVLVESKTNGRTGAADAVLRDLRIRPIHVSKYCVAAALLNPALRSNPWHRTVRQLVVAGRSGYREA
- a CDS encoding plasmid stabilization protein, whose translation is MPAGSNRKRERQYEHIKEGLKDRGRSEDVAEEIAARTVNKERARSGEAKESSRSSTHDISSGRRGGLRSHSGSKGRTKEQLYNEAKQKNIKGRSTMTKAQLAKAVGR
- a CDS encoding sensor histidine kinase, with the translated sequence MTVWTTRTTMADRRPVVSARVRIIGWMFGVLTLALGALVFLTWQVLAARADDSADDELTHEANKFRAFAASPAAASFQRPEDLLDRWLQSNLPDDSEALFTIVNGSPYHRSQGSPPARLDTDAAFVRRLAGAGEPAYGWIDSTAGRVRYGVLPVRIGAQPVRAQLVVLEFRDLIAQPSMEAARALVIIAAITLVLAAGASWLITGRVLAPIRQLRTTAERISETDLRRRIDVVGNDDVAHLARTFNTMLDRLEDAFVAQREFVDNAGHELRTPITVIRGHLELMGDDPRDRAETKALVLDELSRMNRMVDDLLVLAKSDRPGFLELDEVNLTELVVEVVAKARPLAERAWRVAGTADATIVADGQRLTQALMQLVSNAVRHTKTDDRIEVGSYLDADGSVLLWVADSGPGVPPEDRERIFERFARGTAQRRTEGAGLGLAIVRSIARAHGGDVRLAAGPGARFELALPAGVEAE
- a CDS encoding DUF4956 domain-containing protein — protein: MSGLGLAIPADLFAIGLLAYGTYFRRYHRRDLLLAYVALNVGVLAVTAMLAGSGAGMGLGLGLFGILSIIRLRSDSITQEEVAYYFISLALGLVNGLHPGPFWLAPALSFLLVALMYVVDHPRLTLRSRRQRVVLDQAYPDVRDVGPALERLLRADVRYFVVLDLDLVTDTTVVDVRYRTRADAPAAVRPFQRYAS
- a CDS encoding carbohydrate ABC transporter permease; amino-acid sequence: MKRPQPGLITLLCIASLFTVAPLIAVVILALSPQDAPTIPLAWPKELTFDNIVRIVRLGSFPRWLLNSFWYSAISVVVILFTSSMAAYALARKRFPGRNVVLWSIVATLMVPVQTTLIPTFVLVARVDGVNTLWGLILPTLANAQAVFLIRQFIRELPDELFDAARVDGAGEWRTFVSIVLPLVRPILATLAIFLFLWHWNDLLWPLVVGQSDAARTLTVGLASLNTETVSTSNLMAAALISFLPCLLIFVVLQRHIVAGIAATGVKG